The following nucleotide sequence is from Flavobacteriales bacterium.
CTTCAGGAACTTTAAAAAGAAGATGGAAAAACTATTATAAGCAACCAGTAAACCTATTACAGGAATAAGCTATTATTGTAAACCTAGAGCAGAAATAACATACAAATCTGTCAACCTATATCAGTACAAGACACTCACCCCCAAACCCCCTCTCTAAAAAAAAGAGGGGGCTGGCATTCGTGTAAAATTATAACGATACGTTTATTTGTGGGTTCCCCTCTTTCTTGAGAGAGGGGCTAGGGGTGAGTCAATATGTTATTTTATAAAAAGGATATAACTCTTAATTATAACATTTGAGAATATATAAAGTACATTCGAACCTTCATTTTCGAACATGGTGAGACTATCAATACTTATTCTTTTACTATTTCCTGTTTTTGTTTTTTCACAAGACACAACCATTGTTTCACGGTTGATTACCTCGATTGAGGGAAATGCAGGAATTGCGATGCCATCTGTGATCGAATCCAAGTTGGTTGATGAATTACATGATTCTTATACATCAATTAATGGGTTCAATGTAGGTTATTCTTTATTTATTCCTTTGGCTAAAGGGTTTTCTATAAAACTAGGAATGCAGTATACCCGAGTAGGTTATGGTTTTGATTATTTAAACGATAATTACGATTTGTATCAAATTCATATTGATAGAATGATAGGACTTTTTGATATGCCATTGGGCCTTCAATATTCTTTAATTCCTTCAGATAAAATCGAATTTAGAATAAATGCTGAAGGTGGAATCTCAGTAAAGAACATTGTAAGTGAAGAGTATATTACTACAACAGATTTCTATACATATAGAAATAATTCTAATTCATTACCCAATGGGGTAAATGGCTTTTTATTGGGTGGGGAATTTGCCATTTTATATAGCTTGTCAAATAACTTAAAATTGGGGATAGGTAGTAAATTTAGGTATTACTCAGATGCAATAGATGAATACATCAATGAGAAAGAGAGTGTATCCAAACTTTCTGTTTTTCAAATTAATTCCATGATTGAATACTGCTTTGATCGAAATGAAAGAAGAAAGGATCAGAATATTACGACTACGTCTAAAAAGCAAATGAAAGCAAGTAATAAAGTTGATTCTTTATCCTATGATTTTAAAATCAGGTACAGAAATACTTTACAAGCTGACTTTAAGATATTTGAAGGACTGATTTTAGTAGGATGTGAAAGAATTGTGATAAGTCAAAGACGCTACAAAGCGGGAATAAAAGCAGGTTTGGGTTATGGCATGGAAGGTCCCATAATTCCTTTCGGCTTTACTAACTTGATTTCCTTCGGTGACGTTCATGTTGAGACTAATTTAGAATATGTTTATTGGATAAATAACTCTGGTAGGGGTGTTCTTATACCTCAGGTAGGCTTAAGATATCAAAAACGGGATAGTAGGTTTATGGTGAAAGTTTATTCAATTCCATTTATTGTTGAGAGCTTAAATTTAAGCTCTCCATTTGTGAATAGTTTGGAGCAATTTGGCGCCTCAGTAGGTTATTCATTTTGGGAGTAGATAGCCTCACCCTTTCAACCCCATCTTATCCACCTTTCTAGCTGTGTAGCACAAGAAAGCCATGCCTAATCCGCTAGCTAGAAAAACCCAAGAACCGAGAATATGATAACTACCATAGGTAACCATTAATGTGGCGAGATATGGACCGGGAGTAGTGGCTGCATTCCAGAATGCATCTCCTGCAACAGCCCATCTTCCTTCATTATCGAGGGCAGCCAGTGTGCCTAATAAGTAAGGCATCACAAAGCTATATGTAGCATTCCGCGCCAGCATTAGGTAGAAATACAAATCAGAATCTGTATTAATTATTAGGTACGAGCTGGATAAAACCTGAATACCTAATCCCCAAAGTAAAGGTTTAAAGTTTCCGAATCGAGAACCCATCCATGTGGCAAGTATGCCACCACCTAATCCTAAGAATAAAGCAGACGCTAGAATTGTTCCTCGATGCTCCGCTGATAACCCGATGTTGTCGCCGATTTTATCTTCGTAAGTAAACAAACCATTTTGGCCGAGTTCGTTTATAAATAATCCGAGCATGGCTACAATTGCAATGCTGCGATAAGGTGCAGCTAAAATTTTGTTGAATAAACCTCCAGTTGATTTTGCGCTTTCTTCTGGTTGAAGGAGCCAGTAATAAGCTGGGAATACTAATAATGAATAACCAGCCAATGCCAGATAAACTCCCGTTGCGCCATTCCAAGCAAGAGCAAGCGGGATTAATGCATGAGCTAACGCGAAGACCCCTAAATAACAAATGCTTGTCAAGCCAAAAGCTCTTACCGGGTCGCTCGAAGCAGATCCTGATGCGGTACCAGAACCAGAAACGAGTCCTCCTCCAATAGAAACAACTACTCGAAAGAGCATTAAGGAATCTATATTAGTTGCATATGCTGAAGCAATATTACCACCTACCAAAAGGGCAGTGGCGAACATGGCCATTTTAATTCTGGAATATCTGCTAATGAGTAAGCTTCCAATTAGAAGAGAAATAAAGTAAGACAGATTCTCTAGCATGTAAAGTTTACCAATCTCAGGATCGGAAACATCAAACTTTTCCATCAAAGGAATCAGCATTTGTGGTTGTATTCGAAGACCAAACAGGCCAACAGTCCAAGCCGCTGTCATGGCAATTGCTATGGTAATGATGGATTTGTACTTGTGCATGCCTTATTGGTTTACTTAGGAGTGTGAAAACTCCTAAATGGCTCGTTAATAATAGTATGTACTTTGCAATCTTTGATAACATTTGGAAACTTCCAGCTCAGTTCTTTTACAAAAGACAACAACTCTGTATTAGACTTAGCTTGTATGTCGAAGTCAATATCTGCATCACCAATGCCACTTGCGATGTTAACTATGTTGCGGTTTTTCTCTAGATACTTGATGATAGCTTTTTCATTATCCTTCTGTGAAAGGTACAGGTAGACAATGTGGTTGCTGTAGCCGAGTAGTTCAAAATTGACTTTCACATTAAAGCCGGTGATTATCTTTTTCTCAATTAGATTTGCTACTCGTTGTTTTACTAAAGCTGGGGATATGCTAAGGGTCTTCCCCAAATTAACAAGAGACTCTCTTCCATTAAATGCTAATAGGTCTATTAATTGGTGGTCTATTTTGTCTGTACTTGAAACAACAGGCTCTTGATCTATTGAAGTAGTGACTAGTCTTTTTTTGCTTTTGTTTAGAAAATCGAATTTTAAATAACGCAATTCTGTAAGTACATGTACTTTCTTTTGCTCCAAATTAGAACCTAATATTTTATAAGCATTCATCAATAGTTTGTTCAGATGAATAGGATTTCGTGCTGTAATGTCAATTACAATATCGTTCTCTGCATGTTCCTGCCAAAGCCAAGTAATATTTTCTAACTGTATCATTTCATTCACCAATTCCTTTTCTCTCTTTTTAGTGACGTCTCGTAATTTGAAGGATATTCGATAGGAGAGAAAACCTAAATTACTTGTATCTATTATGGCATAGTAGCCTTCAATTATTC
It contains:
- a CDS encoding outer membrane beta-barrel protein codes for the protein MVRLSILILLLFPVFVFSQDTTIVSRLITSIEGNAGIAMPSVIESKLVDELHDSYTSINGFNVGYSLFIPLAKGFSIKLGMQYTRVGYGFDYLNDNYDLYQIHIDRMIGLFDMPLGLQYSLIPSDKIEFRINAEGGISVKNIVSEEYITTTDFYTYRNNSNSLPNGVNGFLLGGEFAILYSLSNNLKLGIGSKFRYYSDAIDEYINEKESVSKLSVFQINSMIEYCFDRNERRKDQNITTTSKKQMKASNKVDSLSYDFKIRYRNTLQADFKIFEGLILVGCERIVISQRRYKAGIKAGLGYGMEGPIIPFGFTNLISFGDVHVETNLEYVYWINNSGRGVLIPQVGLRYQKRDSRFMVKVYSIPFIVESLNLSSPFVNSLEQFGASVGYSFWE
- a CDS encoding MFS transporter, whose amino-acid sequence is MHKYKSIITIAIAMTAAWTVGLFGLRIQPQMLIPLMEKFDVSDPEIGKLYMLENLSYFISLLIGSLLISRYSRIKMAMFATALLVGGNIASAYATNIDSLMLFRVVVSIGGGLVSGSGTASGSASSDPVRAFGLTSICYLGVFALAHALIPLALAWNGATGVYLALAGYSLLVFPAYYWLLQPEESAKSTGGLFNKILAAPYRSIAIVAMLGLFINELGQNGLFTYEDKIGDNIGLSAEHRGTILASALFLGLGGGILATWMGSRFGNFKPLLWGLGIQVLSSSYLIINTDSDLYFYLMLARNATYSFVMPYLLGTLAALDNEGRWAVAGDAFWNAATTPGPYLATLMVTYGSYHILGSWVFLASGLGMAFLCYTARKVDKMGLKG
- a CDS encoding Lrp/AsnC family transcriptional regulator, producing the protein MLKDKLIIDLSTKEKEVLTELSLNGRETLANIAKTLGRSLQAVKYTIESLESKGIIEGYYAIIDTSNLGFLSYRISFKLRDVTKKREKELVNEMIQLENITWLWQEHAENDIVIDITARNPIHLNKLLMNAYKILGSNLEQKKVHVLTELRYLKFDFLNKSKKRLVTTSIDQEPVVSSTDKIDHQLIDLLAFNGRESLVNLGKTLSISPALVKQRVANLIEKKIITGFNVKVNFELLGYSNHIVYLYLSQKDNEKAIIKYLEKNRNIVNIASGIGDADIDFDIQAKSNTELLSFVKELSWKFPNVIKDCKVHTIINEPFRSFHTPK